The Kribbella shirazensis genomic interval GTCGATGATCTCCGGGTTCGTCGTCGACCCGGACCGCAAGAAGATGTCGAAGTCCAAGGGCAACGCGGTCGTGCCGTCGGAGATCCTGGAGAAGTTCGGCTCGGACGCGGTCCGGTGGCGGGCGGCGATGGCGCGGCCGGGGCTGGACTCGCCGTTCGACGAGTCGCAGATGAAGGTCGGTCGCCGGCTGGCGATCAAGGTCCTGAACGCGTCGAAGTTCGTGCTCGGGTTCGGGGCGACGACGGTCGACCCGGCGGCGGTCACCGAGCCGGTCGACCTGGCGATGCTGCAGCGGTTGCGGACCGTGGTCGCCGACGCGACGGCGGCCTTCGAGCGGTACGACTACACCGGTGCGCTGGAGACGAGCGAGCGGTTCTTCTGGACGTTCTGCGACGACTACGTCGAGCTGGTCAAGGAGCGTGCGTACGGCGGTCAGGGCGACGCGGCCGCTGCCTCCGCGAAGGCGGCGCTCGCGGTTGCGTTGTCGGTCCAACTGCGGCTGCTCGCGCCGTACCTGCCGTTCGCGACCGAGGAGGTCTGGTCGTGGTGGCAGGAGGGCTCGATCCACGTGTCGTCGTGGCCGACGCCGGACGGTGACCTCGCGGTGGCGGATCAGGAGCCTGAGGTGCTGGACGCGGTGTCCGAGGTCCTCGCGGGGATCCGCGGCGCGAAGTCCGAGGCGCAGGTGTCGATGAAGACCGAGGTGTCGAAGGTCGAGGTCTCGGGTCCCGCCGCGCGGCTGTCGCTCGCCGAGCGCGCCGAGCCGGACCTGCGGGCGGCCGGGCGGATCACCGGCGAGATCGTGTGGCACGCCGACGACTCCGATGCGGTCAAGGTCGTCGCGACGCTCTGAGGTCGCCGAGTAGCTGTAGGCCAGGTGCCCGTCTTCCCGCTGGGGAGGCGGGCATCTGCGCGTTCAGCTACCCTGCGAGACCGGTTTGTCCGGATGTGGAACGATCAGGACGAAGCGATGAGCTGCACCCCGTGACCCGCGTCCGAGGAGCCAATTGATGAGCGACCCCACCAAGCCGGGCAACCCGGCCCCCGCGGAGAAGGCCGACACCACAGCCGACACCGCCGAACTCACCCCCGTCCCACCCCAGGCCGGTACACCCACCACGACAGCCGCTACGCCGGGCCGACCGGCTGGTACGTCGGGGGCGGGAGCTGGGACGCCGGGGGCTGGGACGCCGGGTGCGGGAGCTGGTGGGTCGGGTGTGGGGGCCGGGGGGAAGAAGGGGCGGAGCAAAGGGCCCTGGGTCACGGTGGGTGGGGCTGTTGTGGTGCTGCTGGTGCTGGCGGTGCTGGGGTATCTGTGGGGTCTGGGCCCGCTGAACCGGCTGAACACCGAGCGCGGGATCACCCCGCCGGCCAAGCTCGCGGGGCTGGACCGGATCACGGACAAGGAGATCCGCGACCAGCTGCAACTGGACCAGACCCGTGAGGCGCTGAGCCGGATCAACGACGGCAAGCAGGCGACCGTCGAGGCGTACGGGACGCTCGACGGGGACCGGATGTTCGTGATCATCGCCCTGCGCGGCAAGGTCGACATCGACAAGACCGTCGCCGACTCCGGCGCGACCGGCGACCAGGTCAAGAAGGTCGGCAGCTCCACCTGTGTCCAGTCGAGCGGCAACCTCCCGACCCAGTGCTACCGAGGCTCCAACACCCTCACCGTCATCGCCCAGTCCGCCAACGAGGGCGTCACCGTCGACAAGGTAGAACCCGTAGCCGAAGAAGCCTTCAAGGCCATGAAGTAGAGAGCCGTTGGAGACAACCAAACTTGGTACGTCATCTTTGGTTGTGTCCCGCGTGGGTCTCTTGGCTGGATCCGACTGCACTGTGGGTCAGGTCAGTAGGCCTGCTATCAGGATCATGACTGGGATGGACAGCAGGGTGCTGAGGAGGACTGCGCTGCGGGCGAGGGTTCGGCTGGCTCGGTAGTGGACTGCGTAGACGTACACGTTCTGGGCGGTTGGGAGCGCGGCCAGGAGGGTTGGGGCTAGTAGGGCCGGGCCGTGTAGATCGAGGACCCAGCGCGCGATCGCGTACGCGGCCAGCGGCTGCACGAATGTCTTCAGCGCGACGGCGAGGACGACGTCCCGCCGCAGCGTGATCGAGTCCTTCGTCCCGGCGCTGAGGCTCAACCCGTACGCGACCAGTGCGACCGGCACCGCCGCGGCGGCGACCAGCTCGATAGGCCGCATCAGCAGGTCCGGCAGTCGTAGACCGAGCAGCGACACGAGCAGCCCGAGCAACGACGCCACCGTCAGCGGATTGCGCAGCGGCCGCATCACCACGGACCGCAGTGACACCCGCCGCCCAGTCCCCTGCCGGTCGCTGTCCAGTACGGCGAACGCGATCGGCGCCATGATCAGCACCTGGAACAACACGATCGGCGCCACCAACGCCCCGTCACCCAGCACGTACGCCGCCACCGGTACGCCGAGGTTCCCCGCGTTGACGTACGACGCCGCGAGCACACCGATCGCCGCCTGGGACCGCGTCCGCCGCCAGATCACGACCGCGACGAGGAACACCACCTGCACCACGAACAGGCTCACCAGGTTGGTGACCAGCACGACCGAGAAGATCGTCCCGAGATCGGCCTTCGCGACGGTGGTGAACAGCAGCGCCGGAGTCGCCACGAAGAACGCCAGCCGCGACAGCACCAGCTCGTCCTGCGACCGCAGGACGCCGAACAGCCCGATGACGTACCCGAGCACGGCCACGGCGACCAGTGCGGTGAACGCACCGATGACGGCCGACATCTCAGGCACTCACTGGGTTGGGCACGGGTTCGATCGTACGGGCAAGCGTTGTCCGGCGACGCGCCCCGCTCACCGGCCGGATGGTGAGCTGCGGCACGGAACCGTAACCTGGAAGATGCTGACGAGTCGGGGAAAAGATCAGAAAGATTCCACCGAGAGCTCGGAGGATGAGCCGCATGACTACTTCCGCTCGAGTGTTCAAGGCTGCTCTCAGTGCCGCCGCGGTGTGCGGCCTACTGGCTGCCGGAATGTCGACAGCCGGTGCCGTCCCGGCCGGTGAACAGGTCGTACCGGCCGGGCAGGGCCTGCCGCTCGGGGACGCCGACCTGGCCGAGACCCGGACCGACCGGACGCTGGCGCGCGGCGTCACGCTGACCCGGATCGTCCGCGGCACCGACCCGGCGCCGGCCGACCAGATCAACACCACGACCCGCGGCCCGTGGGTCGTCAACGTCCTGACCATCGACCCGCGGATCGCCGACGGTCAGCTGCAGGCGACGTACGGCCCGGACCTGGCTCGTGTCGAGAAGACCTCCGACCTGGTGAGGTCCTCCGGCGCGCTGGCCGGGGTGAACGCGTCGTTCTTCACCTTCACCGCGAACCCGCAGTACCCGGGCGACCCGGTCGGTCTCGGCCTGTTCGACGGCGAACTGCTCAGCGAGCCGCTCACCGACCCGGCCGAGGCCAACCTGGTGATCGATGCCAACAGCAACAAGGTCGTGACCGGCCACCTGCGCTGGACCGGCGCCGTCCGCAACCGGCTCACCGGCAGCCAACTCCCGCTCGAGTTCATCAACCACCCGCCGGTGGTCCCGACGGCGTGCGCCACGCTCCCGGACCAGACAACCTGCACCGTGCCGGGTGACCTCGTCCGCTTCACCCCGCAGTTCGGCGCCGCGACGCCGTCCGGGGCGGGTGCCGAGGTCGTGCTCGACCGCCGCGGCTGCGTCGTCCGTACGTCGACCACGCGCGGTACGACGCTCAGCCCGAGCCAAACCTCCCTGCAGGCGACCGGCCAGGAGACCGCCGCATTGCTGAACCTGGCCAAGGGATGCCTCGGCACCGAGATCGCGGTGTCGAACGAGAACGGTCAGAAGGTCGAGCTGTCCAAGGGCCTGTACGGCGTCACAGGTCGCTACCAGCTGACGAAGAACGGCGAGATCGTCGTACCGGACGGCACCGGCAGCTTCTTCGCCCGCAACCCGCGCACGATCGCCGGGACGACACGCGGCGGCAAGATCGTCCTCGCCACGCTCGACGGCCGGCAGACCACGAGCGTCGGCACCACGATGGCCGAGACGGCCGCGGTCGCAAAGGCCCTCGGCCTGTACGACGCCATCAACCTGGACGGCGGCGGCTCGACCGCGATGGCACTGCAGGATGGCACCCTCGTCAACCGCCCGAGCAGCACCGGCGGCGCCGAACGCGCAGTCGGCGACGCGATCGTCTTCGTCCCCGGCAGGTAAACCCGCAGTACGTTGAAGGCAAGCGCCTGCTGCTGTAGGTGGCTGTGCTGGTGAGCACAGCCACCTACAGCGGTGCCGATTCCGGGAAGGAGCCTGCCGTGACCACGCCCTTGAGCATCACAGTCACCAGTCCAGCGTTCCGCGATGGCGAGACGATCCCGCGCAAGTACACCTGCGACGGCGAGGGCGTGGCGCCACCGCTCGCCTGGAAAGACATCCCAGCGAACGCCGCAGCCTTGGCCCTGGTCGTCGACGACCCTGATGCCCCCCGCGGCACCTTCACCCACTGGATCGTGCTCGACCTCGAAGCGATCGCCGCCTCGCTGGCCGAAGGCGGCGTGCC includes:
- a CDS encoding phosphodiester glycosidase family protein, translating into MTTSARVFKAALSAAAVCGLLAAGMSTAGAVPAGEQVVPAGQGLPLGDADLAETRTDRTLARGVTLTRIVRGTDPAPADQINTTTRGPWVVNVLTIDPRIADGQLQATYGPDLARVEKTSDLVRSSGALAGVNASFFTFTANPQYPGDPVGLGLFDGELLSEPLTDPAEANLVIDANSNKVVTGHLRWTGAVRNRLTGSQLPLEFINHPPVVPTACATLPDQTTCTVPGDLVRFTPQFGAATPSGAGAEVVLDRRGCVVRTSTTRGTTLSPSQTSLQATGQETAALLNLAKGCLGTEIAVSNENGQKVELSKGLYGVTGRYQLTKNGEIVVPDGTGSFFARNPRTIAGTTRGGKIVLATLDGRQTTSVGTTMAETAAVAKALGLYDAINLDGGGSTAMALQDGTLVNRPSSTGGAERAVGDAIVFVPGR
- a CDS encoding YbhB/YbcL family Raf kinase inhibitor-like protein encodes the protein MTTPLSITVTSPAFRDGETIPRKYTCDGEGVAPPLAWKDIPANAAALALVVDDPDAPRGTFTHWIVLDLEAIAASLAEGGVPPGVKQAKNSGGKTGYYGPCPPSGTHHYRFTVYGLSAATGLLDGAGLDEALKAIDAKTIARGRITALYSR
- a CDS encoding AEC family transporter; its protein translation is MSAVIGAFTALVAVAVLGYVIGLFGVLRSQDELVLSRLAFFVATPALLFTTVAKADLGTIFSVVLVTNLVSLFVVQVVFLVAVVIWRRTRSQAAIGVLAASYVNAGNLGVPVAAYVLGDGALVAPIVLFQVLIMAPIAFAVLDSDRQGTGRRVSLRSVVMRPLRNPLTVASLLGLLVSLLGLRLPDLLMRPIELVAAAAVPVALVAYGLSLSAGTKDSITLRRDVVLAVALKTFVQPLAAYAIARWVLDLHGPALLAPTLLAALPTAQNVYVYAVHYRASRTLARSAVLLSTLLSIPVMILIAGLLT